CTCGAAGTCCTCGACGGTGACGCCGTGCTCCTCGATCGTCCGGAGGACGGTCGTCTTCGCCCCGTCGGCGACCGCGACGACCACCGTCGTCCCCTCGGTCTCGACCTCGGAGACGCCGTCGATCGACTCGACGGCCGACAGGGCTGCCGCCGAGTCCTCGGGGATCCGATCGAGTCGCACTCGCAGTCGAGTCCGGTTCGGGACCGCGTCCTCGAGGCCGGCGATGGTGTCCTCGGCGATCAGCTCGCCGTCCCGGAGGATCCCCACGCGATCACAGATCGCCTCGACCTGGCCGAGGACGTGCGAGGAGAAAAAGACGGTCGCACCCCGACGGTTCTCCTCGCGGATGATCTCGCGCATCTCGCGGGCGCCGTTGGGATCGAGTCCCGTCGAGGGTTCGTCCAGGATCAACAGGTCGGGCTCGCCGACCAGCGCCGTCGCCAGCGTGAGCCGCTGAGCCATCCCCTTCGAGTAGCCGCCGGCCTTCTTGTCGGCGGCGTCGGCGATCCCCACCCGTTCGAGGAGCTCGTCGGCGTCGTCATCGGCGTCTTTCGACTCGATAGCGAACTCGACGTGCTGGCGCCCCGTCAGCCGGTCGTAGAGCTCGATCCCCTCGGGCAGGATTCCCGTTCGTTCGCGGATCTCGAGGCTGCCGTCCTCGGCGTCGCGGCCGAACACCGTCACTTCGCCCGCGGTCGGCCGGATGAAATCGAGCAGCAGATTGATCGTCGTCGATTTCCCCGCCCCGTTCGGGCCGAGAAAGCCGTACACCTCGCCCTCCTGGACGGTGAGGTCCAGCTCCTCGAGGGCGAGTTCGTCGCCGTACCGTTTCGTTACGCCCGAGATATCGATTGCGGTCACTGTTATACGACCGTATTTAATTAGCTATCACATATGTTTTGCGCAGAATACTAACACTTCCTGGCCGGTGTCGGCTGCGGGAATCGGTTCCGGAGTTCGAACCTTTTTCGACCGGGCTGTGGATGTGACCGTATGGCACGATCGGGCACCACCGGCGAAACCGACGGGGGGACTGCCGTGCGACTCGCGGACGTCCGGAAGACCTACCAGCTCGGGGAGCCGGTTCACGCCCTCGACGGGATCGATCTCGGGATTCCGCGAGGCTCGTATACCGCGATCATGGGACCGAGCGGCTCCGGGAAGTCGACGCTGATGAACCTGGTGGGCTGTCTCGACACGCCGACGGAAGGAACCGTCGTCGTCGACGGGGCCGACGTCACGACCCTGAGCGACCGCGAGCGAACGACGCTTCGGGGGACGACCGTCGGCTTCGTCTTCCAGACGTTCAACCTCATGCCGCGGCTGAACGCCGTCGAGAACGTGGCGCTCCCGCAGCTGTTCCAGGGGATCGGTCGGGACGAGCGCCGCGAGCGGGCCCGAGAGTTGCTCGAACGGGTCGGCCTCGGTGACCGTACCGACCACCTCCCCAACGAGCTCTCGGGTGGCCAGCGCCAGCGGGTCGCACTCGCGCGGGCGCTGGTGAACGACCCCGCGATCGTCCTGGCCGACGAGCCCTCCGGGAACTTAGACACCGAGACCGAAGCCGAGGTGCTGGACCTCTTCGGCGAGTTCCACGACGCCGGGACGACGCTGGTGGTCGTCACCCACGAGCGCCACGTCGCCGAGCGCGCCGAGCGGATCGTCCACCTGCTGGACGGGAAGATCGAACGGATCGAGGAGCTCGGCTCGGCGGGCGATCCCGACGAGCCGGCCGACGGTGGTAGGGAGGATCGATGAACCCCCTCGAGAGCCTGCGACTCTCCTGGCGCTCGATCCGGGGCCACAAGCTCCGCTCGGCGCTGACGACGCTTGGCATCGTGATCGGGATCGCCGCGGTGATCGCGTTCGTCACCCTGGGTGCGAGCCTGCAGGCCGGGATCGTCGGCGACATCAGCCCGGACGACCAGCGCAACGTCTACGGCTGGGCGGCCGACCCCGACACCGAGGGCGGGCCGCTGGCGGGCGCCCAGCCGGTCGTCAGCGGCGACGACCTCGAAGCGATCGAGGATCTCGAGGACGTCGACGCGGCCTACGGGTACGCGCCGATCCAGAGCCAGGCGGTCGCGAGCGGCGACGAGCAGGTCGCCCAGGGCGACGGGGTGATCGCGACCGGCCCCTCCTACGTCCGCGAGGACACCCTCCGGGAGGGCCGGCAGTTCGAGCCCGGCGAGCGCGAGGCAGTGCTCAACCCCGCGGCCGCGGGCCAGTTCGAGGAGAACGTCAGCGTCGGCGACGAGATTACGATCACGATCCTGGGCGGCCAGCAGACAACCGCGGAGGTGGTCGGGATCACCGACAGCAACGAGGGGCTGAGCCCGTTCGAGGGGTTCGAGTCCTCGCCGCGGCTCTACGTGTCGACCGACCCCTACTACGTCGAACAGGCCGGCGCCGCGGGGCTCGGCGACGACGGGCCGCTCGGGGGAGACGGCAATGAGGACGTCGACGACGGCGAGGACGCGGCCGACGCCGACGACGCCGACCAGGCGGCACAAGCACAGGCCGACGGCGGTGACGCACGCTTCATGGCGGTCATCGTCGAAGCCCACTCCGCGGACGGGGACGACGTCGACGCCGCCCGCGAGGCCGCACTCGACTACCTCGAGAGCGACGACGCCGACGCGAGCGAGTTCCTCGGCGAGGAGCTCGCGATGACGTTCCAGACTAGCGCCGAGTTGCTCCAGCAGCTCGAGGACGTCCTCGAGCTGTTACAGAACTTCATCGTCGGCATCGCGGCGATCTCCCTGCTGGTGGGCTCGATCGGGATCGCGAACATCATGCTCGTCAGCGTCACCGAACGGACCCGCGAGATCGGGATCATGAAAGCCGTCGGCGCCCAGAACCGCGACGTGCTCGGACTGTTCCTCGCCGAGGCGGTGATCCTGGGGGTCGTCGGCGCGATCCTGGGAACCGCGCTCGGGCTGGCCGCGGGCTATCTCGGCGCCTGGTACATCGACCTGCCGCTGGTCTACCCCCTCGAGTACGTCGCGCTCGCGATCGCCGTCGGCGTCCTCGTGGGGATCCTCTCGGGGCTGTATCCGGCCTGGCGGGCGGCCCGGACGGATCCGATCGACGCGCTCAGATACGAGTGACTGGCCGACCGACAAAGCATATGGCCCCGATTTGGGAGTCGGGTGGTCTGCAACGCCGACACGTCCTCGCGGCGGTCTGCGGAGCCGGCACCGTCGGCGTCGCCGGCCGTCTCGGCGGTGAGTGCCCGCCCCGGACGGACGATCGAACGTCGGCGCTTTTCGAGTTCGTGTGGGCTACTCGTCTCGCTCGCGGTCCCGGGTTTCGTGCCACCGCGAGGGATCGAGGTCGTCGTCCTCGGGCTCGGCAACCGGTTCGTTTCGCGAGGACGGTTCCGGGTCGGACCGATCGGTCGCGTCCTCGTCCCGCTCGCGCGGTTGCGCCCCGGAACGATGCGGCGGATCCCGTCGCCTCGTGCCGATCGTCTCCCGCGTCCGCGCGTGTCGTCGAGGATACTCTCGCGCGAGGTAGGCGCCGAGATACCCCCCGAGCAGCGACAGGCCGACGGTGTAGACGAACGCGAACAGGACGCCGACGAGGATCAACAGAACGACGAACGCAAAGCCCTCCGCAGGTGCGGCGGCGACGCCGAACCCGAACCCGACGAACCCGATTCCCAGCACGGCAACGGCGGCGATCGGAACGAACGTGATCGCACCGGCGAGGGCGCCGACGATCGCCCCGTCCCGGTCGTTCGGGCCCTCGAGAAAGCCCGCGACCGCGCCGCCGATGACCGTCGAGAACGGGATAAAGGAGAGGACGATACCGACGACGGCACCGATGATCGCGTTGATGATCGTTCGGCCACTGACCATGTGGGACCGACGATGAGCAGGGAGAAAGGCGTGTTGGGTGTCGCTGCCGGTCAGTCGTCGGTCGGGACCTCGGATTCCACGTCGGCGCTCGACGCTCGCGTGCCGCCGTTCTCGGAGTCGGGCGACGCGAGCTCCGCGAGGCTCACGTCGCCGTTGACCTCGTCGGCGAGCAGCTCGATCGCTTCGACGAAGATCGCGACGATCAGCGGACCGACCACGATCCCGATCGCGCCGAGGGTGAAGAGTCCGCCGGTGAAACCGACGAAGTAGAGGCTTCCCGGCAGCCCGGCCGAGCGGCGGGCGAGACGGGGTCTGACGACGATGTCGGGCAGCCAGGCGACGAGCGTGATGCCGAGGACGCCGACCAGCGCCGCCGCGGCGAGTTCGTCCGCGGCGACGTGATAGAGCGCGATCGGGGCGATCAACAGGCTCGGGCCGATGATCGGTACGAACTGCAAGATCGCGGCGAACAGCGCGAGGGTAAACGCCATCTCGTACCCGAGCAGGTGAAAGAGGGGGTAGCCGATCAGCAGGGAGGCGAGCGACGTCGCGAGCTGCAGGACGTAGATCGCGTACAGCGTCTCCCGAGCCCGGACGGCGAGCGCTCGAACGACGCCCCGATACTCGTGGGGAACGGGCGCGATCGCGGCGCGTGCGGCGGCGTCGCCCTTGTACAGCAGGGCGAACAGCAGGATGACGAACAGCGCGAACTTGATCGCGAGCACCGGTAACGACGAGGCAAGCGAGACGGCGACGTCCCGGAGAAAGCCCACCGCGAGCGCCTGGACCTCCCTGGTCTCGATCGTGTAGGTCATCTCGAGGACCGTCACCGGGATCTCGGCCGGCGCCTCCTCGATGAGGGCGACCACCTCGTCGACCCGGAAGTACAGCGTGAGGACGATCGGCGCGAACACCGCGGTCGCGCTCACGAAGCCGACGAGCGTCGCGCCGACGGCTGCGGCCCACTCGCCGAGGCCGCGCCTGACCAGCCAGCCATGGACCGGAACCAGAACGTATGCGACCGTTAACGCGAAGAGGATCGTTCCAAGCACCTCGAGCAGGATCGCGCCGGTCAGCAGACCCAGCAACGCCACGACGCCGCCGAGGACGTAGCGCCGTCGCCGCGGGGAGTTTGCGGTGGCTGTCACACCGACCGGTCGGCGTCGACCGTCAAAGCTTTTCTGAGACGGGACGCCCCGTCGCCGGGGTGATCCCCGGGCTTAAGACGACACGGAGAGTCACTACCCGTATGAATCGGCGTGCGGTCGTGCGGGCCGTCGGCGTCGGAGCGCTCACTGGAGCCGCCGGCTGTTTCTCCCGCGAGGACGACGAGGACGACGCCGACGACGCGACCGATCGGGACGACGTCGAACCCGACGAGCCCGATCTCGAGGGCGTCCTCCGGGTCGCGACGACCGAGTCGATGGTCGTCGGCGAGCGGGCAGTCGGCGACTGGCTCAGGGAGGCCTTCGAGGAGGAGTTTCCCGACGCCGAACTCCAGTGGACCGTCCCGGAGGCCGGCCTCGAACACTACCGCAGGCGCGTCGAACAGGACGCCGAGATCGACGCTGACGTCTACCTCGGGCTCACGCCGCCCGATCTGGCCGACCTCGACGCGAGGCTCGCCCCCGAGACCCCGTTTCGCGAACTCAACGACGAGCGGCTCCCGGCGACGGATCGGTTCCGCGATGACCTCGCGTTCGGCGATCCCTGGGATCGGGTCGTCCCCACCGGGGTGCGCTACAGCTGTCTGTGGTACGACGAGAACGATCTCGAGGCAGCCAACGGACCGGAGGAGTCAAGCGACGACGCGGACGAGGACGACCTCGAGGTACCCGACGCGCTGGAGGAGCTACCCGACGGCGCCTACGAGGACGCGCTGGTGGCCCCCGATCCCGGTCGTTCCGACGCCGGGCTCGCCTTCCTGCTGTGGGTGATCGAGACCGTCGGCGAGGACGAGTTCATCAGGTACTGGGGGGAGCTCGACGAGAACGGACTCGAGCTCACCGACGACTGGGAGGGGACAGTGACGGCGTTCGCGGACGGCCACCGACCGCTCGCGGCCGGCTACACGACCGACGCGGCGTACGCCGAGCGCGAGGGATGGGAGACCGACGGCTGGGAGGTCGTATTTCCCGACGAGCGGGGGTACGAGACGCCGATCGGTGCGGCCGTCTTCGAGGACGCCGTGGAGGTCGATCTCGCCTACGACTTCCTGAATTTCCTGCTCTCGGCCGACATCCAGGCCGAACTCGCCGTGCGTCACTCACAGATCCCGGCCCTCAGCCGGGCGTTTCTCGATCTTGACGAGTCGTTCGAGGACGCTATCGCGGTTCCCTCCGAGCCCGTCTCGATCGGGTACGATCGGCTCCGAGAGGAGCTCACAGGCTGGCGGGACGCGTGGGCGAACGCGTTTCCCGTCCGCTGAGACCCCCCGGCACCGCGCCGTTCGACGCCTCAGGAGCGTCGCGACCGGAACCGGTCGAGCCCGACCTCGAGCATGTCGGGGCTGACGGGCTGGAACTCGCCGTCGTCGGGGAGGTACTCCCGCACCGAGTCCCAGCTGTCCCGGGCGTAGCGCTCGTCGAGCAACACGCGGACGCCGACGTCCTCGGCCGAGCGGATGACCCGACCGACCGCCTGGCGGGCCTTCCGAACCGCCGGGATCGTCAACGCGTACTCGAAGCCGTCGCCGAAGGCGTCGTCGTAGGCCCGGCGCACGGCCGTCGTCCGCGGACTCGAGGTGTTGACGATCGGGACGCCACAGACCACGGCTGCAGAGAGTCGGTCGCCGCTGTAGTCGACCCCCTCGGTGAGCGTCCCTCGAAGACTCGTGACGAGCACCTTCCCCTCGCCCGCAAAGAAGTCGCTCTTGAGCGACTGGGTCGTCTCGTCGTCGCTGGCGGAATCGAGCAGCACGGGCTTCTCGATCCGGTCCTCGAGGGCGCCCGCGATCCACTCGGCCTCCGCGTAGCTGGGCATCCCGACGAGGACGTTGCCGGGGAGGCGAGCGACCTTCGCGGCCGCGTCGGCGTAGTGGGTCCGCGTGGGATTGGTCTCGCCGGGCCGCCCCCGGTTGTCGTAGGTGTATTTGGGCGCAGCAACCGCGAAGCTCTCGCGGTTCTCCTCGGGGAAGTGGAGCCCGTACCGGCGTTCGACGACCGGTCGATCCTTCTCGTCGGCGAGATAGTCCAGGCCAGTCACCTCGGTGAACGCCGCGACGGGCTCGAGGGTCGCGCTCATCAGAATCCCGCCGCCGAACGCCGCCAGCCGATCGCCGATCGCGTCGCTTGGCACACAGTTGTGTAAAGCGAGCCTGGCGGTGTAGGCCCGTCGCCAGGAGTCGGCCGGCTCGGTCTCGTCCCAGGTGCGTTCCAGTTCGATCTCCCGGAAGTAGTCGGTGTGATCGCGGCGGTACCACTCGCCGAGGACGCGGCCGACGGCGGGGGCCGCGCGGGTTCGGTCCTCGTCCTCGGCCTCGTTTAACACGCGCTCGACGACGGCACCGACGTCCTCGGCCCGGACCCAGACGGCGTCGCTGTAGCCCGCGTCGGCGGCCCACTCGGTGAGGTCGTCGACAGCGGGTTCCTGCGGGTCGCGCAGAGGAATCTCCGCGTCCGAGAGCTCGGTGAGGTTCGACTGCCACCCCCGGTGGTTCCGGTCGAGGTGGGCGGTGACGCGACGGTCGAGCTCCTCCCGGAGGTCCCGAACGAACTCGAGGGTGCGGGAGAGCTCCTCGAAAGAGACGTCGCTGTCCTCGAGCTCGCCCCGGACGAGGTCGGCGTCGGCGGTCTTCGAACCGCCCTGGGCCTCCCGTCCCTCGCGCTCGAACCGGATCGGCTGGAGCACTCGAGAGAGCTCCGTCTCGGCGTCCCGTAACGTCTGGTCGGCGACGCCGTCACTGACCAGATCGCGCACGCGTGGCTCGAGCATGTGGGCCTCGTCGCAGACGACAAACGTCGAGTCGTCGAGCAGGGCGCCGGTGAACGCGGTCGTCGTGGTGGGATCGAACGCGTGGTAGTAGTTGCCGATGACGACCTCGACGTGGCCCAGCGCGGCGCCCATCACCGAATGGGGACAGGTGCCGTGACGGACCGACCGCGCGACGAGGTCGTCGGGGGTCAACATCCCGGTCGCGGTGAAATCAAAGGGGACGGCCTCGGCGGGGTCGTCGTCCTCCTCGTCAGGCAAGTCCTCGAGGTACTGGGCGTAGAACGGGCAGTACTCCGTCTCGGCGCCGACCGCGCCGCCATCGCTGTAGGTCGACATCTCCGGCGGGTAGGCCGCGGTCTCCCCGGCGGTCTCGAGGAACCGTCCCGTCGCGCCCGTCGCTCCGCTGTCGGCGAGCCCGGTCTGTTGCTGGCGGGCGCGGGCGGTCAGCGTCCCCGCAGTCGTCTCGCCGCCCTCGCCCGTGAGGTCGCGGGTGCGCTCGCGCAGGCTCTCGCAGCGATCGTAGACGTTGCCGTCGTCGATTCCTCCTGCACCGGCGCGGTTGTACGGACAGACGTCGGCCTTCCCGACCAGCGTCAGCCCCGAGACGGGGTTCCAGTCGTCGGGCAGGTTCTCGTTGATCGTCTCGAGGTCGTCCTCGAACTGGCGCAGCTGCTGTTTGACGCTCGTGAGGACGAAGACGCGCTCGTAGTCGGTGTTGGGGTCGCGCACGAGGTCAATCCCGGCCGTGAGCGCGATCATCGTCTTTCCGGTGCCACAGGCCCCCTCGACGACGGTGTAGCCGCCATCGCGAGCGGTTTCGATGGCGGTCTCGATACCGTCGACCTGCTCGTCGTAGGGCTGGGGGTGGCCGAAGATCGAGCGCCAGTCGGTCATTCCTGCCGTACTCATCGTCGGTCGCTCATAGCGTTGACGAACCGTAGCCGCGGCTTCGGTTATAAAGCTCGGAGATCCTCGGCCGGGAACCGACGAGGACTCGCGTCACCGGCTCCGGGGGTCGGTCGCCAGCTCGACCAAGCGCACGAGGACGCGCTTGACCGCGAGGACCGACTCGCGGAAGACCGGTGCGCCGTCGTAGAGCCACAGCAGGGCGGCAAACCCGGTCGCACCGAGCATGAGCAGGGCGTACGTCGACGGATCGTCGGAGAACAGCTCCTGGTGGTAGTTCCCCAGGAGGACGAAGAACTGGTCGGTAAAGCCGGTGTGCTCGTGGGCGTGGTGGTAAACCTCGTCCGGTTGGAACGGCCACAGCAGGATCCAGAAGCTGAGGTGGCCGTCCCGGACATAGCCGTCGACGACGTCAGCAGGCAGATGCAGCAGGTAGCCGACGGCGAACGCGAGTCCAGCACGAGGGCGGCCGTACGACCGGGCGAGCGCGCCGACGGCGATCGACAGCGGGACGGCAAAGAAGATCGAGTGGCCGAGCGCGTAGCCGATCTCGAAGACGTCGTACTCCCAGGCCAGCGGTTTGTCGATCAGATCCGGAAGGACGGAGGCGAAGACGACCGCGAACGCCTCGAGTCCGCCGGGCGAGTCGCGGTAGTAGACGTGGCAAAACAGCGAGTACGCGACGTATCCCATGATCGCGTGTTCCCAGGGCCACATACGGATTCAGGTCACCTCTTTGATAGCATTCATTTCGTTTGTGTTGTTACTCATTGGTTGACGCTACCTGTCGTTGACGATTGCAAACACGTAGACAAGGATCGCGACGAGAACGATCGCCGGTCCGGTCGCAATGTCGAGGTAATACGAGGAGAGAATGCCGGCGAGAACAGCGATCTCGCCGAACAGAATCGAGAGAGCGAGGCCGCGGTTGAAGTTGCTCGTCAGTTGCATTGCGGCCGCGACGGGAACGACGAGCATCGCGGCGACGAGGATCGCACCGAGGATCTGCATCGCCGCGACGACGACCAGCGCCGTCACGACGATCAGGAGCGTATCGTAGAACCAAACGTTGATCCGAGCCAGTCGCGCCGCTTCGCGGTCGAACGTGATGAACAACAACTGCTTGTGGGTCAGCCCCACCATGCCGACGACCAGTATCGTGAGCGCGACCATCAGCTGGACGTTCTCGAAGGGAACGAACAGGATGTTGCCGAACAGGTAGCTCTCGATCTCGCGACCGAACGCGACACCCTCGCCGTAGGAGATGACGGCGACCCCGACGGCGAACCCCCCGGTCAGGATGATCGCCAGCGGAACGTCGGCGTAGGCGTCCGTCGTCACGGCGAGATACTGGAGCCCGAGCGCGGCGAGGACGGCGGCGATCAGCGCGAAGACCAGCGGATAGTTCAGCCACTCGACGCTCGCGCCGACCACGAGTCCGATCGCTACGCCGCCGAACGCGGTGTGAGCGAGAGCCTCTCCGATGAGTGCCATCTGCCGGTTAACGACGTAGGCGCCGACGAGCGGCGCGGCGATCCCGACGAGAACGCCGGCCGTAATGCCGTGCTGAAGGAACGTACTACAGACCAGCCAGGAGTCGATTGCTCCGCAGGTCGTTCCCCAGAACGCGTCGAAAAGCGGCGGGAAAACCCAGTAGACGAACGCGGCGGTAGCGAGCACTGCCGCAGGAAGACCGACCGCGGTCGCCGTCAGCCCGCGCCGGGACCGGAACGTATCGTCGTTCATCGTCAGTCTCCCGAGGCAACGCCCGTCGACCGCGCTGCTCGCGCCGAGCTGAACGCGCGTTCGAGTGCGTCGGTTTCGAGGAACCGTTCCGTATCGCAGTGTTCGTAGAGCTCGCGGTTGAGACACGCGATCGTATCGGCGTGCTCGGTGACGACGCCGATATCGTGTTCGATCAGGACGATCGTGATCCCCGCCTCGTTGAGTTCGTGTAACAGATCGTAGAACGCGTCCCGCGAGTCGGCGTCGACCCCGACCGTCGGCTCGTCGAGCGCCAGCAGATCGGCTTTGGACGCGAGCGCGCGAGCGATGTACGTCCGCTGTTTTTGTCCACCCGAGAGCGAGCTGATCTGTCGGTCGGCCAGGTCGACGATACCGACCTGCTCGAGGGCGTCGTCGACGATCCGATGATCGTCGGACCCGAGAGGCGAGAGGCCGGCGTGGGCGTACCGTCCCATCCGTACGACCTCACGGACGGAGATCGGCATCGTCGTGTCGGCCTCCGAGGACTGCTGTGAGACGTAGCCGAGACGGGTCCCCTCGTCGAACGACGTCGCGTCGGTGCCGAACAGCTCGACAGTCCCCGTATCCGGCGTCTGCAGTCCCAGCAGGATTTTCAACAGGGTCGTCTTCCCGGAGCCGTTCGGTCCGATCAATCCCAGGAAATCGCCAGCTTCGACCGTAAGAGAGACGTCTTTGACCACGGGCTGGTCGTCGTACGCGAAGGTGACGTTCTCGGCGGCTATTACAGCGTTCATTTGAGGTTGGTAACCAGTTTTTGCTCTTGGGCTATCCAAATCTTTCGAGACTGCTAACTCTTATGCTGCCTGGAGGGCTCGCTCGAGCGACGGGAAGTTGATCTCCTGATAGTGGGCGACATACCCCCAGTCGGACTCCATCTCGACGTCCCCGACCTCCGTGGTTTCGTCGAGTTGCGTCTCCACCGGCGAGAGCGGGAGCACCTCCGCGCCCGTCTCGTCGGCGATCGATTCGGCGAGGTGGGCTGGCTCGCCGACGTCGTAGAGGACGTGCTCGATATCGTACTCCTCGATGTGGTTTTCGACCTCCTCGATGTCCTGTGCGGACGCCTCTCCATCCGGCGACGTGCCGATCGGAGAGTAGACGTCGATGTCGTACCGGCGGTGCCACCACTGGAAGGAATCGTGGGTGCCGATGACGATTTCGTCGAGGGTCGCGCGCTCGACCAACTCCTCGAACTCCTCGTGGATCTCCTCGAGCTCCTCGCTGAAATCGGTCGCGTTATCGTCGTACTCGTCGGCGTGGTCGGGATCGAGCTCCGCGAAGCCGGCGGCGATGTTGTCGACGCCGTTCTGACACTCGACGGGGTCCATCCACCAGTGTTCGTCGTCGTCTTCGGCGGGGCTGTCGAAGAACTCGATCCCCGATGAGGCGTCGATGACGGCGACGCTGTCGTCGTCCTCGAGCTCCGCGACGGCGTCGTCCATCCAGCCGGCGAACTCCCGCATATAAACGAACGCGTCGGCCTCGTCGATCTCCTCGACGATCCCCGGCCCGGGTTCGTAGTCGTGGCCGTGCTCGCCGGTCGGAACCAGATCGACGGCGTTCACGTGATCGCCGCCAACCTCCCGTGTGAAGTCCCAGAGCGCCGGCGTTCCGGCGGCGACGGTGTACGTGTCGTCTCCGTCGTCTTCGCTTGCTATATCGTCGTCGCCGTCGACACCGTTACCGTCCTGGGGATCCTCGTCGAGACAGCCCGCGATACCCGCGGCGAGCGTTCCGACCCCCGCAGCGAGGACCGTCCGACGCGTAGAGCGGGGCTGAGTAGTCCTCGAGAGATCTGTCATCAGCTCGTATTCCGCCACACCAATTAAAATAGTTTGTGCTTCTACACAGATTATTAGACGTGGCTAATCATCTCGGTCCGGACCAGAGTACAGCGTACTTACTCGAGGGACCACCCCCGGAAGGGCACGCTGGCTGTCTGGTTAGCCGTGGTGTCGGAGCTTCGGCTCCTGGCCCGGTCTGGACGTGACCAATCGACTTCGGGAGGGAGGTAACAACTGGACTGGCGACACCCGGATCTGCAGCTCGCGGGCCACTCCGTTCCCCGTTCGCCATCCCCTGTTCCTCGCTCACGCTGTTCCGTCCGAACTGCGCTTCCCCCGTGCGATCAAGCGCATGAACTGGCTGTCAGCGGCGACTATCGTTCGCGGGGTTATCGTTCGCGGGGTTAGTTTCCCGTCTGTCAAACGCAACGCCTTCCAGTCTCGCTGCTCAACCGACGGTATGAGCGATTCCATCGACGTCGACGAGTGGCGCGCGGAGCTCGAATCCAAGCGCGCCGAGAAGGACGACTTCTTCGCCGAACATCCCCAGTCGCCGGTGCCGCCCGAGGACCGCGAGGAGTTCGAGGGACTGGACTACTTCGATCCCGATCCGACCTACCGGGTGACCGCGACCGTAACCGCCCACGACGATCCGGAGGTCGTCCTGATGGACACCACGGCGGGCCGAGAGATGCGCTACCTCCGGGCTGTAACCCTCGAGTTCGAGTTAGATCGCGAGGACGACGACCTCGAGGACGGAACCTTCGAGCTGGCGGCCTACCAGCTCGAGAGCCCGAACGAGGAGCCGTACTTCGTCCCGTTCCGGGACAAGACGACGGGCCAGCAGACCTACGAAGGCGGGCGATATATGGAACTGGCCGCGGACCGGGACCTCGAGACCGGCGACGAGTTAGTCGTCGACTTCAACATCGCGTACACGCCGTTCTGTGCCTACAGCGAGACGTTCGACTGCCCGCTGCCGCCGGAGGAGAACTGGCTCGAGGTGACGATTCCGGCCGGCGAGCGATTCGAGTAGCGTTCCGCTGCGGATCGGTCGGTGTCGTTCTCGTCCGTACCGTCACGTCCGATCGGCGTTTCGGCAGTCGCCTCGTTGTCGCTGGCCGCCGTCCCGGAAGAAGAGCTACCGTCCCGAGTAGAAAACCGAGGGACCGACGAACGCTCGAGTGGAAATCAAGGGGTTCGGCCGGAGCGTCGACCCGAAATCAGGGGGCGACCCCGACCGTGAGCAAGGTGCCGTACTCCCGGTAGCGCTCGACCATCGCCTCGCGGGTGTCCCAGTCCTCGAGCGGGAACTCCGCCTCGCTGGGGATGGCGATCTCCCGGTCGGGGATGTTGTCCTGTTCGGCGACCGAGAGCCCCACCGCGCGGAACGCCTCGCGGTACTGGTCGCGGTCCCAGCGGGTCATCTCCACGTCGATGTTGTCCTGCCACTCGTGGGAGTGGACGTTCTCCTCGTAGTAGTTGACAGCGCAGTAGAACGT
This genomic window from Natronococcus occultus SP4 contains:
- a CDS encoding ABC transporter ATP-binding protein produces the protein MTAIDISGVTKRYGDELALEELDLTVQEGEVYGFLGPNGAGKSTTINLLLDFIRPTAGEVTVFGRDAEDGSLEIRERTGILPEGIELYDRLTGRQHVEFAIESKDADDDADELLERVGIADAADKKAGGYSKGMAQRLTLATALVGEPDLLILDEPSTGLDPNGAREMREIIREENRRGATVFFSSHVLGQVEAICDRVGILRDGELIAEDTIAGLEDAVPNRTRLRVRLDRIPEDSAAALSAVESIDGVSEVETEGTTVVVAVADGAKTTVLRTIEEHGVTVEDFETDESSLEDLFVAYTADEREVAP
- a CDS encoding ABC transporter ATP-binding protein is translated as MARSGTTGETDGGTAVRLADVRKTYQLGEPVHALDGIDLGIPRGSYTAIMGPSGSGKSTLMNLVGCLDTPTEGTVVVDGADVTTLSDRERTTLRGTTVGFVFQTFNLMPRLNAVENVALPQLFQGIGRDERRERARELLERVGLGDRTDHLPNELSGGQRQRVALARALVNDPAIVLADEPSGNLDTETEAEVLDLFGEFHDAGTTLVVVTHERHVAERAERIVHLLDGKIERIEELGSAGDPDEPADGGREDR
- a CDS encoding AI-2E family transporter is translated as MTATANSPRRRRYVLGGVVALLGLLTGAILLEVLGTILFALTVAYVLVPVHGWLVRRGLGEWAAAVGATLVGFVSATAVFAPIVLTLYFRVDEVVALIEEAPAEIPVTVLEMTYTIETREVQALAVGFLRDVAVSLASSLPVLAIKFALFVILLFALLYKGDAAARAAIAPVPHEYRGVVRALAVRARETLYAIYVLQLATSLASLLIGYPLFHLLGYEMAFTLALFAAILQFVPIIGPSLLIAPIALYHVAADELAAAALVGVLGITLVAWLPDIVVRPRLARRSAGLPGSLYFVGFTGGLFTLGAIGIVVGPLIVAIFVEAIELLADEVNGDVSLAELASPDSENGGTRASSADVESEVPTDD
- a CDS encoding thiamine ABC transporter substrate-binding protein, translating into MNRRAVVRAVGVGALTGAAGCFSREDDEDDADDATDRDDVEPDEPDLEGVLRVATTESMVVGERAVGDWLREAFEEEFPDAELQWTVPEAGLEHYRRRVEQDAEIDADVYLGLTPPDLADLDARLAPETPFRELNDERLPATDRFRDDLAFGDPWDRVVPTGVRYSCLWYDENDLEAANGPEESSDDADEDDLEVPDALEELPDGAYEDALVAPDPGRSDAGLAFLLWVIETVGEDEFIRYWGELDENGLELTDDWEGTVTAFADGHRPLAAGYTTDAAYAEREGWETDGWEVVFPDERGYETPIGAAVFEDAVEVDLAYDFLNFLLSADIQAELAVRHSQIPALSRAFLDLDESFEDAIAVPSEPVSIGYDRLREELTGWRDAWANAFPVR
- a CDS encoding ABC transporter permease — its product is MNPLESLRLSWRSIRGHKLRSALTTLGIVIGIAAVIAFVTLGASLQAGIVGDISPDDQRNVYGWAADPDTEGGPLAGAQPVVSGDDLEAIEDLEDVDAAYGYAPIQSQAVASGDEQVAQGDGVIATGPSYVREDTLREGRQFEPGEREAVLNPAAAGQFEENVSVGDEITITILGGQQTTAEVVGITDSNEGLSPFEGFESSPRLYVSTDPYYVEQAGAAGLGDDGPLGGDGNEDVDDGEDAADADDADQAAQAQADGGDARFMAVIVEAHSADGDDVDAAREAALDYLESDDADASEFLGEELAMTFQTSAELLQQLEDVLELLQNFIVGIAAISLLVGSIGIANIMLVSVTERTREIGIMKAVGAQNRDVLGLFLAEAVILGVVGAILGTALGLAAGYLGAWYIDLPLVYPLEYVALAIAVGVLVGILSGLYPAWRAARTDPIDALRYE
- a CDS encoding DUF5518 domain-containing protein translates to MVSGRTIINAIIGAVVGIVLSFIPFSTVIGGAVAGFLEGPNDRDGAIVGALAGAITFVPIAAVAVLGIGFVGFGFGVAAAPAEGFAFVVLLILVGVLFAFVYTVGLSLLGGYLGAYLAREYPRRHARTRETIGTRRRDPPHRSGAQPRERDEDATDRSDPEPSSRNEPVAEPEDDDLDPSRWHETRDRERDE